Proteins encoded in a region of the Magallana gigas chromosome 8, xbMagGiga1.1, whole genome shotgun sequence genome:
- the LOC105322584 gene encoding NACHT domain- and WD repeat-containing protein 1: MEALSRRVLEGRLENLPPEKKTDVAVFLSSTFTDLSVERNHIMNQVTPVLNKYCLQNKLTFRFIDMRWGVRDEASVDHTTEEIVLDALRIAKEDSKGPFFLCFLGDKYGSRLLPHYIEAKEFKLLRRIAMRRGYDVTIMDEWFERDDNAEPAVYRLRSIDEIFTHYDDNEHEDLQKKDKAKWNQTQGKLQTILRAASDEAYTDRLISKESRHVYFKSVTESEVEQGVIYQDPVKDKVIVYFRKFLDIDVHDNIAWRFTDLKEGKIDSEAEELRERLKITRVQPILGPAQLKKYHLNWTSTGIDETDEQHKNYIDNLIEDIIKKLKDQVNQCLKDDHKFSPLFQEVLHHLHLCKKETELFVVRNDILESVKERMFLVYDTTKKLVTVPFDEIQNNVFWKSQDLELDETTFSKKSQEIKAEYERIQESLDRFDCKFIHSGFFKNNDCDPDVNMRELYTQLPEFKYFSRPVVLFGCSGSGKTAMMAQVVKESKNWFPNSVSVVRFLGTSLLSFSIKDVLYSICAQILAVYKINIPSYIDLEKDYQFLVQFFQSLLWKIDTKDRPLVIILDSIDQLKDMNDAHAMHWLPVHLPLNVHIVISMIPSIHCCLENILCKMPHTEQYLEIPEMPVDIANDMITIRLRAQNRRITKIQRKFVLSKFENCPHPLYLRMILDQAATWRSTTVTSDLSVGDDITMAINKYFTSLERKHGEVTTQKTMAYLSASRDGVSVTELEDLLSLSDEVLQDTYIYHLPPNDKHVRIPPSIIVQMMTDIRPYIIVRNVGPLKILSWFHRQFREVCHARYLQGETIMSVHCQLAEYFEGIWFERVKPLSLYKVKKGEYPNADRGIRPQMIKHMHMYNERKLSELPYHLIKSHQFEKFRNLCGTNFEFLQGIVCAFSVFEAIMMLKLALQTMDFAGEIDSPQLYQDLDNVHKILLLSSENISRDRNNLAVEIISHFGPNYSGSESLGSLVRAAMSSLRDSETPALIPLTRIAPGPDSVLKFSITAEVFSRNSDDWNRQYKHVLCVDETKSVVRCIYTIGAQRYLYTISLENYGIVKSRHDVHLQAESVLMAGGDRFIVLENSESVELYEVSSWKKIPLKYSPVDCVAVSHSGRVLAYFAVLFAKVVVCQIGDPASEPKELFRLDLENVISLMISYDDQILVVFDSEEKLTTYDIATAKVLYTKEIKKDESQFRPKQHHSVVKEKLGRCVKLTRNNTLIRLDPSTVTVCSSDLRTGEHLHTLRASESGSGDLIALHASEKLVATVDRNKWGYLNVWRVWNLQTGELVSSPDNVMEPQISGDFKTSIVSMLLFGSETLFLATIERQNCSAVKISYLGTETSPLPEATPYCNLIGHNGTILEMCLAYGDSSLVTVANDNTIKVWDFHRLAVQFQQEKFGNNPDLERVRCHFKDQLLTESKTTIFDISRNNKKAFIATDIGQLIIHDIENNIIEYSQNLKDKPVEFLLVSSSGQLVVMATLKGNITVLSADDNEVKHRFKHSQEIVNCMAEKNNILVVGTSGMAAKGSVWDITSGTLLKEFDLLYSLSVVALTSAGDKIVTSLFEYPLVLSITTDNNSMDMTQVDTAMTAASCVAIDNSDSLALIGSTDGQIRVIDLDGKYKFRLGQISSVMTAVFTPNGKRVVSAGYKNIFVWDLDQERLLYRVKKHTNFISKILFDETGKIMVTASWDKNIAVWDVPSGMSIATYYGHYKLNEVKITCDGGKVIFIPDVVNHIGILEPNKMLQHMMKGDRTVVRDSMLKAQALSFSGQKITQLTSQACTIL, encoded by the exons ATGGAGGCCCTTAGTCGCCGTGTTTTGGAGGGGCGCTTGGAAAACTTGCCCCCCGAGAAGAAAACGGACGTGGCAGTGTTCCTCAGCTCTACTTTTACAG ATTTGTCCGTAGAGAGAAATCACATCATGAATCAAGTGACACCTGTCCTAAATAAGTATTGCCTGCAGAACAAGCTTACATTCAGG TTTATCGACATGAGGTGGGGGGTGCGGGACGAGGCGTCGGTGGACCACACCACGGAGGAGATTGTCCTGGACGCTCTCAGGATCGCAAAGGAGGACTCCAAGGGGCCGTTCTTTCTG TGCTTCCTTGGTGACAAGTACGGAAGTCGTTTGCTTCCACACTACATCGAGGCTAAAGAGTTCAAACTGCTACGTAGGATAGCCATGAGGCGTGGTTATGACGTCACGATTATGGATGAGTGGTTTGAGCGTGACGACAACGCTGAGCCGGCGGTGTACCGCCTGAGGTCTAtcgatgaaattttcactcacTACGACGATAATGAGCACGAGGACTTACAGAAAAAG GATAAAGCCAAATGGAACCAGACACAAGGCAAACTTCAAACCATTTTAAGAGCGGCGTCAGACGAAGCTTACACGGACAGGCTTATTTCAAAGGAGTCACGTCATGTTTATTTCAAGTCAG TAACAGAATCAGAAGTCGAACAAGGCGTCATCTACCAGGATCCAGTCAAGGACAAGGTCATTGTTTATTTCCGAAAGTTCCTGGATATTGATGTTCACGACAACATCGCTT GGAGATTCACTGATTTAAAAGAAGGCAAAATTGATTCCGAAGCAGAGGAACTACGCGAGAGACTGAAGATTACTCGTGTTCAACCAATTCTGGGTCCAGCACAactgaaaaaatatcatttaaactggACGTCAACTGGAATCGACGAAACAGATGAACAACACAAAAACTACATTGACAACTTAATAGAAGACATTATCAAAAAACTGAAAGATCAGGTAAACCAGTGTCTGAAAGATGATCACAAATTCTCTCCTTTGTTTCAAGAGGTACTGCACCACCTTCATTTATGCAAGAAAGAAACAGAGCTCTTTGTTGTAAGGAATGACATTTTGGAAAGCGTGAAGGAGAGGATGTTTTTGGTGTATGACACTACTAAGAAACTGGTGACAGTACCATTCGATGAGATTCAAAACAACGTCTTCTGGAAGAGCCAAGACTTGGAGCTAGACGAAACTACGTTTAGCAAAAAAAGCCAGGAAATTAAAGCAGAGTATGAAAGGATCCAGGAATCTTTGGATCGCTTCGACTGTAAGTTTATACATAGTGGGTTTTTCAAGAACAACGATTGTGACCCCGACGTCAACATGAGAGAGTTATACACTCAGCTCCcagaatttaaatatttctcaCGCCCTGTCGTTTTATTTGGTTGCTCCGGTTCAGGAAAAACTGCAATGATGGCTCAGGTTGTTAAAGAGTCCAAAAACTGGTTTCCCAACTCGGTCAGCGTAGTTCGTTTTCTTGGAACCTCTCTACTCTCCTTCTCAATCAAAGACGTTCTCTATTCGATTTGTGCGCAGATCCTAGCCGTCTATAAAATCAACATTCCTTCCTATATCGATTTGGAAAAAGATTACCAATTTCTTGTTCAGTTCTTTCAATCTTTACTTTGGAAAATCGACACAAAAGACCGTCCATTAGTCATCATTTTGGACTCCATTGACCAACTAAAGGATATGAACGACGCACACGCAATGCACTGGTTACCTGTACACCTTCCGCTAAACGTACATATTGTTATCTCTATGATTCCTTCCATACATTGTTGCCTGGAaaacattttgtgtaaaatgccGCACACTGAACAATATCTGGAAATTCCCGAAATGCCAGTGGATATCGCTAACGATATGATCACCATTCGTTTACGAGCACAGAACCGCCGTATAACAAAGATCCAGCGAAAATTCGTTTTGAGTAAATTTGAGAACTGCCCCCATCCTCTGTATCTTCGTATGATTCTGGACCAAGCCGCGACCTGGCGATCCACAACAGTAACGTCTGACCTTTCAGTTGGGGATGACATCACAATGGCCATAAATAAGTACTTTACAAGTCTTGAAAGAAAACATGGTGAAGTGACAACACAAAAAACTATgg CGTACCTGTCGGCGTCACGTGATGGGGTCAGCGTCACTGAGCTGGAGGACTTGCTGTCGCTCAGCGACGAGGTACTACAGGACACTTACATTTACCACCTCCCGCCAAACGACAAACACGTCAGAATCCCGCCCTCAATCATCGTTCAGATGATGACAGATATCCGTCCTTACATCATCGTCAGGAATGTCGGCCCATTGAAGATCCTCAGTTGGTTCCATCGTCAGTTTAGAGAG GTTTGTCACGCTCGCTACTTACAAGGGGAGACGATCATGTCCGTACACTGTCAACTGGCAGAATATTTCGAAGGAATCTGGTTTGAACGAGTTAAACCTTTAAGTCTGTACAAAGTCAAGAAGGGTGAATATCCCAACGCAGACAGAGGAATCCGTCCACAGATGATCAAGCATATGCATATGTACAACGAACGGAAGCTCTCCGAGTTACCATACCATCTCATCAAGTCACACCAATTTGAAAAATTCCGAAATTTGTGTGGAACAAATTTTGAATTCCTGCAGGGTATTGTGTGTGCTTTTTCAGTTTTTGAGGCCATTATGATGTTAAAACTCGCTCTTCAGACGATGGACTTTGCGGGAGAAATAGATTCGCCTCAGCTGTACCAGGATCTGGACAACGTTCATAAGATTTTGTTACTGAGTTCAGAAAACATTTCCAGAGACAGAAATAATCTAGCTGTAGAG ATCATTTCTCACTTTGGTCCGAACTACTCCGGATCTGAATCCCTCGGGTCCCTGGTGAGAGCTGCCATGAGTTCACTGAGAGACTCCGAGACGCCGGCTTTGATTCCTTTAACTCGCATCGCTCCAGGTCCAGATAGCGTTTTAAAATTCTCCATAACAGCGGAAGTGTTTAGTAGAAACTCAG ACGACTGGAATCGTCAGTACAAACACGTATTATGTGTGGACGAAACAAAGTCCGTGGTCAGATGCATTTATACCATAGGCGCTCAACGGTACCTGTACACCATCAGTCTGGAGAATTATGGGATAGTGAAATCCCGCCACGATGTTCACCTACAGGCGGAATCTGTTTTGATGGCTGGGGGTGATCG GTTCATCGTACTAGAGAATTCGGAATCTGTGGAACTGTACGAGGTGTCGTCCTGGAAGAAGATTCCACTGAAGTACAGCCCAGTAGATTGTGTAGCTGTGTCTCACTCAGGACGAGTTCTGGCCTACTTCGCAG TTTTGTTTGCCAAGGTGGTAGTGTGTCAGATTGGAGACCCCGCTTCCGAACCAAAAGAGCTGTTCAGACTTGATTTAGAAAACGTTATATCGCTGATGATTTCCTACGATGACCAGATTCTGGTAGTCTTTGACAGTGAAGAAAAATTAACCACATATGACATCGCTACAGCAAAAGTCCTATATACCAAGGAAATCAAAAAGGACGAGAGTCAGTTCCGACCCAAACAACACCACAGCGTGGTGAAAGAAAAGCTTGGCAGGTGTGTTAAACTTACaagaaataatactttgatACGTTTGGATCCCTCTACTGTGACCGTGTGTTCGAGTGATCTCCGGACAGGGGAACATCTACACACTCTACGTGCCTCCGAGTCTGGATCAGGGGACCTTATTGCCCTACACGCGTCAGAGAAGCTAGTAGCCACTGTTGACAGGAACAAGTGGGGTTACTTAAATGTATGGCGTGTGTGGAACCTGCAGACAGGAGAACTTGTGTCGTCTCCTGACAATGTCATGGAACCTCAGATCTCCGGAGACTTTAAAACCTCGATCGTCAGTATGCTGCTTTTTGGTAGTGAGACCCTCTTCTTGGCCACAATAGAGCGCCAAAACTGCTCTGCAGTTAAAATATCATACTTAGGAACAGAAACATCCCCCCTCCCAGAGGCTACACCCTATTGCAATCTCATTGGGCACAATGGAACGATTCTTGAGATGTGTTTGGCCTATGGAGATTCTTCATTAGTTACCGTAGCAAATGACAACACAATAAAAGTATGGGACTTCCATAGGCTAGCAGTTCAATTCCAACAAGAAAAGTTTGGCAATAACCCTGACCTAGAGCGAGTGAGATGCCATTTTAAGGACCAACTCTTGACAGAATCTAAAACAACTATATTCGACATCAGCAG gaACAATAAGAAAGCATTCATAGCAACCGACATTGGACAGCTGATCATTCATGacattgaaaacaatatcatCGAATATTCTCAAAACTTGAAGGACAAGCCAGTGGAGTTTCTGCTTGTGTCATCGTCGGGTCAGCTAGTTGTCATGGCAACATTAAAAGGCAACATCACCGTCTTGTCTGCGGATGATA ATGAGGTCAAACACAGATTCAAACATTCTCAGGAGATCGTGAATTGTATGGCTGAAAAGAACAATATTTTGGTGGTGGGAACCAGTGGCATGGCTGCCAAGGGCTCTGTATGGGACATTACATCAG GAACCCTCCTGAAGGAGTTTGATCTCCTCTACTCTCTGTCTGTTGTTGCCCTCACCTCTGCTGGCGATAAA ATCGTGACATCGTTGTTCGAGTATCCTCTGGTTTTATCGATTACCACTGACAACAACTCTATGGACATGACCCAAGTAGACACAGCAATGACGGCTGCGTCCTGTGTTGCTATTGACAACAGTGACAGTTTGGCACTGATTGGCTCGACTGATGGCCAGATTAGAGTTATTGATTTGGATGGTAAATACAAATTCAGACTAGGTCAAATCTCTTCTGTGATGACGGCAGTTTTCACTCCTAATGGGAAAAGAGTTGTTTCAGCTGGATATAAGAATATCTTTGTCTGGGATCTTGACCAAGAGAGGCTACTTTACAGGGTCAAGAAGCACACCAACTTTATATCGAAAATTCTGTTTGATGAGACAGGGAAAATCATGGTGACCGCATCATGGGACAAAAATATTGCCGTCTGGGATGTTCCGTCAGGAATGTCTATCGCCACCTATTACGGACACTACAAACTGAATGAAGTGAAGATAACTTGTGATGGCGGAAAAGTGATCTTTATTCCTGATGTTGTGAATCACATCGGTATACTGGAGCCCAACAAAATGCTACAGCACATGATGAAAGGGGACAGAACTGTGGTACGGGACTCTATGTTAAAGGCCCAAGCATTGTCTTTCTCCGGTCAGAAAATCACTCAACTGACCAGCCAAGCTTGTACCATATTATGA
- the LOC105322580 gene encoding P2R1A-PPP2R2A-interacting phosphatase regulator 1 isoform X2, translated as MASLQREHSMEVDPPSGPASHQVATSSGSNLKRSNSAPMINVLVSQPEISPPTNTFKMSDCSRLRRFSSSSMSLNQPGQSTPVKIPDRVNRLKDEEIHIVEKEKEHERDVSSAIKMSNSWQDFTLDDHQEVVCPDPHRRPRSFSESLHINVFPQPPMPVGAPSPTRVGNRKQCFSPSMQMPVKSNSFTPSPSPSPTRKSFMRSLSPIAVRPSPVGKRKLDTDMESYLSPPKRFQTGPSTPDRIMAHPLAHSISSSSLEDGSPEQLVPRSGANAEISHPRPHHMYGFMPLKDNSNDMQTTDSETSDITDHSADISDQSSISISASPGSSFQPIQQTHL; from the exons ATGGCTTCCTTGCAGCGTGAACATAGCATGGAGGTAGACCCTCCATCGGGCCCAGCCAGTCACCAGGTTGCTACATCAAGCGGGAGTAACCTCAAACGGTCCAACAGTGCCCCTATGATCAATGTTCTGGTGTCCCAACCAGAAATAAG TCCTCCAACCAATACATTTAAGATGTCCGACTGTTCAAGGCTTCGAAGATTCAGTTCAAGTTCAATGTCTTTGAACCAACCAGGACAGAGT aCTCCTGTGAAAATTCCTGATAGAGTGAATAGACTAAAAGATGAAGAAATTCATAttgttgaaaaagaaaaagaacatgAAAG AGATGTTAGTTCAGCCATTAAGATGTCAAATTCCTGGCAAGATTTTACTTTG GATGACCACCAAGAGGTTGTTTGTCCTGACCCCCATAGACGACCTCGTTCTTTCAGTGAGTCCCTCCACATCAATGTGTTTCCTCAGCCCCCCATGCCTGTAGGAGCTCCATCCCCCACTAGAGTTGGAAATAGAAAG CAATGTTTCTCACCCTCCATGCAGATGCCAGTCAAGAGTAACTCGTTTACCCCTAGTCCTAGCCCAAGCCCCACCAGGAAGTCCTTTATGAG aagTTTAAGTCCTATTGCTGTTCGACCAAGTCCTGTGGGAAAGAGAAAAT TGGACACAGACATGGAGAGTTATCTTAGTCCTCCAAAGAGGTTCCAGACCGGACCCAGTACTCCAGATCGGATCATGGCCCATCCCCTCGCACACAG TATTTCATCTAGCAGTTTAGAAGATGGCAGTCCAGAGCAGCTGGTTCCAAGGAGTGGAGCCAATGCAGAAATTTCTCATCCCCGACCACACCACATGTATGGCTTCATGCCTCTAAAAGACAACTCAAATGACATGCAGACAACAGACTCGGAAACATCTGACATCACTGATCATTCGGCTGACATTTCTGATCAGAGCTCTATCTCGATATCAGCCAGCCCCGGCTCCAGTTTTCAGCCTATTCAACAGACCCACTTATGA
- the LOC136270888 gene encoding BTB/POZ domain-containing protein 6-like, protein MSDESNQKKQLTIQNVCKALKYAYSNNNNRTKQSALNFFQAHSHLLPRTRELMKGFIKLPRECILELVVTRRINLSQEEIYTAVIQWSECQCVLQSMEPSAENKREILGSILKKIKYTSMNVDFFNNAVVEQRVLSVEDIIKVYQRLLASRSHVMDTNAVGISPSSDDFEDSDAEQAVTTNSLISLPETQLTTTPRPVPLPFWFEAPEGKNVLYRFANVLAGKSYPKHCLDSLTLSVSKNIALHGIYIFNSHQLPIQFRVSMKITENANGQQEVFSVTNRTVFTNGESRVFLLDIIPPVDIQAGMKYDMVMDLDINGTTFYGVEGLPELKDNEITFKFMANECGLNGTNHKTGQFPFLVYLPK, encoded by the exons ATGTCAGATGAAAG TAATCAGAAGAAGCAATTGACCATCCAGAATGTATGTAAGGCTTTGAAATACGCGTatagcaacaacaacaacaggaCGAAGCAAAGTGCCTTGAATTTCTTTCAAGCCCACTCTCATCTTCTGCCTCGAACGCGGGAGTTGATGAAGGGGTTCATCAAACTTCCAAGAGAGTGTATCTTGGAGCTTGTAGTCACTAGGAGAATCAACCTGTCCCAGGAAGAAATATACACAGCTGTCATTCAGTGGTCAGAATGCCAGTGTGTTTTGCAGTCCATGGAGCCTTCAGCAGAAAATAAGAGGGAAATTCTTGGgagtattttgaagaaaattaagtaCACAAGCATGAATGTGGACTTCTTTAATAATGCTGTGGTGGAACAAAGAGTGTTGAGCGTGGAAGACATCATCAAAGTGTATCAGAGACTGTTGGCATCTCGCTCACATGTGATGGACACTAATGCTGTTGGGATTTCTCCATCTTCAGATGACTTCGAGGACTCAGATGCTGAGCAGGCAGTCACAACTAATTCATTAATTTCACTGCCAGAAACCCAGCTAACAACCACACCTAGACCAGTTCCGTTGCCTTTTTGGTTTGAAGCCCCAGAAGGGAAGAACGTTCTTTATCGTTTCGCAAATGTTTTAGCAGGAAAGTCTTACCCCAAACACTGTCTAGATTCTTTAACGCTCAGTGTTTCAAAAAACATAGCATTACATGGGATTTACATCTTTAACAGCCATCAACTGCCCATTCAGTTCAGAGTTTCCATGAAAATCACGGAGAATGCCAATGGCCAGCAAGAAGTTTTCTCAGTGACAAATCGCACGGTTTTTACTAATGGAGAATCTCGAGTGTTTTTACTAGACATTATTCCACCTGTAGACATTCAAGCAGGAATGAAGTATGATATGGTGATGGACCTGGATATCAATGGTACAACATTCTATGGGGTTGAAGGTTTACCAGAGTTGAAGGATAATGAAATAACATTTAAGTTTATGGCAAATGAGTGTGGTTTGAATGGAACAAATCACAAAACTGGACAATTTCCATTTTTAGTCTATTTACCAAAATAA
- the LOC105322580 gene encoding P2R1A-PPP2R2A-interacting phosphatase regulator 1 isoform X1 produces MASLQREHSMEVDPPSGPASHQVATSSGSNLKRSNSAPMINVLVSQPEISPPTNTFKMSDCSRLRRFSSSSMSLNQPGQSTPVKIPDRVNRLKDEEIHIVEKEKEHERDVSSAIKMSNSWQDFTLDDHQEVVCPDPHRRPRSFSESLHINVFPQPPMPVGAPSPTRVGNRKQCFSPSMQMPVKSNSFTPSPSPSPTRKSFMRSLSPIAVRPSPVGKRKLDTDMESYLSPPKRFQTGPSTPDRIMAHPLAHSSISSSSLEDGSPEQLVPRSGANAEISHPRPHHMYGFMPLKDNSNDMQTTDSETSDITDHSADISDQSSISISASPGSSFQPIQQTHL; encoded by the exons ATGGCTTCCTTGCAGCGTGAACATAGCATGGAGGTAGACCCTCCATCGGGCCCAGCCAGTCACCAGGTTGCTACATCAAGCGGGAGTAACCTCAAACGGTCCAACAGTGCCCCTATGATCAATGTTCTGGTGTCCCAACCAGAAATAAG TCCTCCAACCAATACATTTAAGATGTCCGACTGTTCAAGGCTTCGAAGATTCAGTTCAAGTTCAATGTCTTTGAACCAACCAGGACAGAGT aCTCCTGTGAAAATTCCTGATAGAGTGAATAGACTAAAAGATGAAGAAATTCATAttgttgaaaaagaaaaagaacatgAAAG AGATGTTAGTTCAGCCATTAAGATGTCAAATTCCTGGCAAGATTTTACTTTG GATGACCACCAAGAGGTTGTTTGTCCTGACCCCCATAGACGACCTCGTTCTTTCAGTGAGTCCCTCCACATCAATGTGTTTCCTCAGCCCCCCATGCCTGTAGGAGCTCCATCCCCCACTAGAGTTGGAAATAGAAAG CAATGTTTCTCACCCTCCATGCAGATGCCAGTCAAGAGTAACTCGTTTACCCCTAGTCCTAGCCCAAGCCCCACCAGGAAGTCCTTTATGAG aagTTTAAGTCCTATTGCTGTTCGACCAAGTCCTGTGGGAAAGAGAAAAT TGGACACAGACATGGAGAGTTATCTTAGTCCTCCAAAGAGGTTCCAGACCGGACCCAGTACTCCAGATCGGATCATGGCCCATCCCCTCGCACACAG CAGTATTTCATCTAGCAGTTTAGAAGATGGCAGTCCAGAGCAGCTGGTTCCAAGGAGTGGAGCCAATGCAGAAATTTCTCATCCCCGACCACACCACATGTATGGCTTCATGCCTCTAAAAGACAACTCAAATGACATGCAGACAACAGACTCGGAAACATCTGACATCACTGATCATTCGGCTGACATTTCTGATCAGAGCTCTATCTCGATATCAGCCAGCCCCGGCTCCAGTTTTCAGCCTATTCAACAGACCCACTTATGA